ACCGCCGAGGATGCGAGAGGAAGTGGTTCTGGAGCGTGCTGTCGTGCCCGCGTGAAGGGGCGCGGCAGGCAGACCGAAAGGTTGCGCGGCTCCGGATGGTGACGCACCCGTGTTACGGGATATCGTGCGGAAAGTCCATTTCGATGCGCGGCGGGGCCGTGCGCGGTGCCCCATGCGCCGGGGAAAGCCGCAACGCAGGGTGCGTGCGCCGGGAGCGAAGCTATTGCGCCTCTTGCATCCCATCGGGCAGCGTTGTGGACAGTGCAGCGATCTGTCGCACCAGCTGCTCGTTGTCGCCGTGGCGACGAACCTGCATCCTTATGTAGCCGCTGGGCATGCCGGGTATGTTGTCGCAGGATCGCACCAGCATGCCGTGGTGCAGGAGTTCGCGGCGCACCATGTCCGCCGTGACGCCGATCCGCAGCAGTTCTTCGGACAGGCGGCAGGTAGTGAAGCTGGGGCCCGCGTTGCAGGCGTGGGGATCGAACACGCCCAACCTGCGCAGTCCGTCAAGCAGCACGGCACGGTCGGCACGCAGGGCGGCAAGGTGCGCCCGGTAGTCGGGCAGGGCGTGCAGAAAGCGCCTGCCCATGGCCTCTGCAAAAGGGGATACCATCCACGGCGGGCGCCGGGACTGCAAGAGGTCCAGCAGTCTTTCGGGGCCGGTCAGGTAGCCCAGGCGTATCCCCGTGCAGTGGAAAAACTTGGTGAAGCTGTGCAGGCACAGCAGCGTGCCGCCAGTGGGGCTGGGCGGACGGGCCGGGGCGAGGGCCGCGTGGCGGTGGGCATCATGTTCCGGGGAGCCCCACAGGAAGTCGCGGTAGGTCAGGTCGGCCAGCACGGTGCGAAAGCCCGACCGGAACAGGGCGGCCACCAGGGCGGGCAGGTCGGGCGCGGTCACCGGGCAGGGGTTGCCCGGCGAGCAGAGGACCACCAGTTCGTCTTCCGCATCGGCCTCGGTGCCCGCCCGGAAGTCCGGCGGGGGGGCGTCCAGCGCGCGCATGGGATCGGCATGCAACACCCGCCAAGGTATGGCGTGGGCCTCGCAGGCGCGGGCGTATTCGGAAAAGGTGGGGCCCAGCAGGGTGACCCGGCGGGGTTGCAGCACGCGCAGGATCAACCAGATGAGTTCCGACGAGCCGTTGCCCACCATGATGTTGTCTGGGGCAAGTTCCTCGTGGGCGGCCAGTTCCTCGCGCAGGGCAGTGCTGGCACTGTCCGGATAGTGCTCGAAGGGGTGGGGCTGCGCCTCGACCAGGGCATGGGTCAATCCCCGCGCATGGGCGAAACCGTTGCTGCTGCAATCCAGGATGTGTTCCGGCTCCACGCCCAGTTCACGGGCCACACGGTAGATTTCGCCGCCGTGCGCGCCCTGAGGCGGTGTGGAATCCGGTGCGGAGTCAGGCGCGGAACCGCGGGGGGCGGCGGGCCGCGACGCGGG
This genomic window from Nitratidesulfovibrio sp. SRB-5 contains:
- a CDS encoding aminotransferase class I/II-fold pyridoxal phosphate-dependent enzyme, producing MPDAGPPPHAAPASRPAAPRGSAPDSAPDSTPPQGAHGGEIYRVARELGVEPEHILDCSSNGFAHARGLTHALVEAQPHPFEHYPDSASTALREELAAHEELAPDNIMVGNGSSELIWLILRVLQPRRVTLLGPTFSEYARACEAHAIPWRVLHADPMRALDAPPPDFRAGTEADAEDELVVLCSPGNPCPVTAPDLPALVAALFRSGFRTVLADLTYRDFLWGSPEHDAHRHAALAPARPPSPTGGTLLCLHSFTKFFHCTGIRLGYLTGPERLLDLLQSRRPPWMVSPFAEAMGRRFLHALPDYRAHLAALRADRAVLLDGLRRLGVFDPHACNAGPSFTTCRLSEELLRIGVTADMVRRELLHHGMLVRSCDNIPGMPSGYIRMQVRRHGDNEQLVRQIAALSTTLPDGMQEAQ